From one Magnolia sinica isolate HGM2019 chromosome 18, MsV1, whole genome shotgun sequence genomic stretch:
- the LOC131232919 gene encoding CBL-interacting serine/threonine-protein kinase 7-like — MESGPDPTITPTSPNVVLGKYELGSLLGRGKFSKVYQARSLVDETVLVAMKVIDKSKIKNTTMEPRIIREVSIMHHLHHPNIINLHEVMATKSKIYLVMEHASGGDLFSQITHHGPLSEPIARRYFQQLISALHFCHSNGVAHRDIKPQNLLLDDDGNLKVTDFGLSALPEQLKGGFLHTACGTPAYTAPEVVRRKGYDGPKADAWSCGIVLFILLAGYLPFDDANIAVMYQKIYRREFKFPFWFSKPVRRLISQLLDPQPQTRISINALMQVAWFKKSYRSTLWHVNQPNFCTIQKDDRFDLVNGAPVMTAFDLISLSSGLDLSGLFEATNKKEKRFTSNKPAKDILENFKEIGRKLNYKVEIKKVGCVELLKNQLVMSVEVAEVVPSLLLVEMKVFGDTEMDFELYWEDLKVGIEDLVLVWNNDGI; from the coding sequence ATGGAGTCAGGACCCGACCCCACCATCACACCGACAAGCCCCAACGTGGTGCTAGGCAAGTACGAGCTAGGCAGTCTCCTCGGCCGTGGCAAGTTCTCCAAGGTTTACCAAGCTCGATCTCTCGTCGATGAAACGGTACTTGTCGCCATGAAGGTCATCGACAAGAGCAAGATCAAGAACACCACCATGGAACCGCGTATTATCCGTGAAGTATCCATCATGCACCACCTCCACCACCCCAACATCATCAACCTCCATGAAGTCATGGCAACCAAGTCCAAGATATACTTAGTCATGGAGCATGCAAGTGGTGGCGATTTATTCTCCCAGATCACACACCATGGCCCACTATCGGAGCCGATCGCACGTCGATACTTCCAACAGCTTATCTCAGCGCTTCATTTTTGCCActctaatggtgtggcccaccgagacATAAAACCCCAGAATCTCCTCCTAGATGATGATGGGAACTTGAAGGTGACTGATTTCGGCCTCTCAGCACTTCCTGAGCAATTAAAGGGTGGATTCCTCCACACGGCATGCGGCACGCCGGCATACACAGCACCTGAGGTAGTCAGGAGAAAGGGCTATGATGGACCTAAAGCAGACGCATGGTCATGTGGCATTGTTCTCTTCATACTCCTTGCTGGCTACCTCCCCTTCGACGATGCCAACATCGCGGTAATGTACCAAAAGATCTACAGGAGGGAATTCAAATTCCCATTTTGGTTTTCTAAACCGGTGCGGCGGTTGATCTCTCAACTCTTAGATCCACAACCTCAGACCAGGATCTCCATCAATGCCCTGATGCAAGTTGCCTGGTTCAAAAAGTCCTACCGATCGACGCTATGGCATGTGAATCAACCTAACTTTTGCACAATACAAAAGGATGATCGATTCGATCTTGTTAATGGCGCGCCTGTCATGACTGCTTTTGATTTGATATCATTGTCTTCGGGTTTAGATCTATCTGGGCTTTTCGAAGCGACGAATAAAAAAGAGAAGCGATTCACATCAAATAAGCCTGCCAAGGATATTTTAGAAAACTTTAAAGAGATTGGTAGAAAATTGAATTACAAGGTTGAGATAAAAAAGGTAGGGTGTGTGGAGTTGTTAAAAAACCAGTTGGTCATGTCGGTCGAGGTGGCGGAGGTGGTGCCGTCACTTTTACTGGTGGAGATGAAAGTGTTTGGTGATACTGAAATGGATTTTGAGCTTTATTGGGAAGATTTGAAAGTTGGTATTGAAGATTTAGTTTTAGTTTGGAACAATGATGGAATTTGA